The Methanoplanus sp. FWC-SCC4 genome has a window encoding:
- a CDS encoding AEC family transporter, whose amino-acid sequence MDFIVIVNSIIILFLLMAVGYICFKSGIINREGAKGLSSFLVNIALPSLIVVSMQIPLNADTYSKTMEMFGIAAVFYILSFVFAVIIPRYLTESDLEKGVYGFMLLFSNLGFMGIPVSAAIFGQEAVFYTSLFMLPFGILVFSVGVLMLRPDMGRYLDKKLFLNSGIIASAAGLIFFFTGFQIPSPALDVLTILGSLTTPLAMIVVGALLATMPFSGMIKDKKIYAMSFFRLIAIPVVLFIILKPFVDDPMLLGIPVILAAMPAAANAVLMAEEYGVDSNSASKGVFISTMLCVVTIPAIAVLLL is encoded by the coding sequence ATGGATTTTATTGTAATAGTAAACAGCATCATAATTCTTTTTCTCTTAATGGCAGTCGGATATATCTGCTTTAAATCCGGTATCATCAACAGAGAGGGTGCAAAGGGACTCTCAAGTTTTCTTGTGAATATTGCACTCCCGAGTCTGATTGTTGTATCAATGCAGATACCGCTGAATGCCGACACATATTCAAAAACAATGGAGATGTTCGGGATAGCTGCGGTATTCTATATTCTCTCCTTTGTCTTTGCAGTAATTATACCAAGGTATCTTACAGAAAGTGATCTCGAAAAGGGGGTTTATGGTTTCATGCTTTTGTTTTCAAACCTCGGCTTCATGGGGATACCTGTTTCTGCGGCAATATTCGGTCAGGAAGCTGTTTTTTACACATCCCTGTTTATGCTGCCGTTTGGAATACTGGTATTTTCAGTAGGTGTTTTAATGCTGAGGCCGGATATGGGTCGTTACCTTGACAAAAAACTCTTCTTAAACTCAGGGATTATCGCATCGGCAGCAGGACTTATATTCTTTTTCACGGGATTTCAGATACCCTCACCGGCACTTGATGTCCTGACAATCCTCGGCTCACTCACAACTCCGCTTGCAATGATTGTGGTCGGAGCCCTTCTTGCAACAATGCCTTTTTCAGGAATGATAAAAGATAAAAAAATCTATGCAATGTCATTTTTCAGGCTGATTGCAATACCGGTTGTTCTTTTTATAATCCTAAAGCCATTTGTGGATGACCCGATGCTTCTTGGTATTCCGGTAATTCTTGCCGCCATGCCTGCCGCAGCAAACGCTGTTTTAATGGCTGAAGAATACGGTGTTGACTCAAATTCAGCCTCAAAAGGCGTATTTATATCCACAATGCTCTGCGTTGTGACAATCCCTGCAATAGCGGTTTTACTGCTCTGA